Proteins from a single region of Choristoneura fumiferana chromosome 27, NRCan_CFum_1, whole genome shotgun sequence:
- the LOC141443448 gene encoding chorion class B protein PC10-like, with translation MVAKIFFVVCLQAVIMQSISAQNCGCRQTSQSSSCSNSNSNSYYGFSKTATATTGGPLTVTCYGPLSTDGVSVLAELGMEGQVQVTGSMPFLSAVSLEGILPTSGSASVDYGCGNGDIVIVQESGNPSGNNAVSTSGLTLAQLGGCRCRN, from the exons ATGGTTGCAAAAATTTTCTTCGTTGTCTGCCTCCAGGCTGTTATCATGCAG TCTATATCAGCCCAGAACTGCGGATGCCGTCAGACCTCACAATCATCCAGTTGTTCCAACTCTAACAGCAACTCCTACTACGGCTTCTCCAAAACCGCCACAGCAACTACCGGAGGTCCTCTCACTGTCACCTGCTACGGCCCCCTCTCGACCGATGGTGTCTCTGTCCTCGCTGAACTAGGAATGGAAGGCCAGGTCCAAGTAACTGGCTCGATGCCTTTCCTGAGCGCCGTCTCTCTGGAAGGTATCCTGCCTACCTCAGGGTCTGCGTCTGTGGACTACGGCTGCGGGAATGGTGACATTGTGATAGTGCAGGAGTCTGGGAATCCCAGTGGAAACAACGCTGTCTCCACCTCTGGGCTGACCCTGGCGCAGCTTGGAGGATGCCGGTGCAGAAACTAA